In Aspergillus fumigatus Af293 chromosome 4, whole genome shotgun sequence, one genomic interval encodes:
- a CDS encoding trafficking protein particle complex subunit 13: MARPRGYSGAESSKEPHAVSLKVLRLSRPSLSNQYPLPAANTKISRKASLSYPSDSTDDKFILSPNLTLPPSFGSAYVGETFACTLSANNELPEDETSRVVTSVRIVAEMQTPSQVASLDLEPANDPAQTEGLQRGQSLQKIVRFDLKEEGNHILAVSISYTETLIGSDAQAASGRVRTFRKLYQFVAQPCLSVRTKSSELAPLEVENKSLGPYGKTRLLRFALEAQLENVGDGTVVVKQTKLNPKPPFKALSLNWDLERPDKADSQPPTLNPRDVLQVAFLVEQEEGQQEGLEALQKDLRRDGRAVLGQLSIEWRSAMGDKGFLTTGNLLTRRRS; encoded by the exons ATGGCTCGTCCGCGAGGCTACTCGGGCGCTGAAAGCTCCAAAGAACCGCATGCGGTCTCCCTAAAAG TATTGCG GCTGTCGCGGCCTTCGCTATCCAATCAATATCCCCTTCCGGCTGCAAACACCAAGATCTCAAGGAAAGCGTCCCTGAGCTACCCATCCGACAGTACCGATGACAAGTTCATCCTAAGTCCTAAC CTAACTCTACCGCCTTCCTTTGGGTCGGCATACGTCGGGGAGACATTCGCCTGCACGCTCAGCGCCAACAATGAGCTCCCGGAGGACGAGACCTCGCGCGTCGTCACGTCCGTCCGCATCGTCGCTGAAATGCAGACTCCATCCCAGGTCGCCTCGCTGGACCTGGAACCGGCCAACGATCCAGCCCAAACAGAAGGCCTGCAGAGGGGACAATCCCTGCAGAAAATCGTGCGCTTCGAtctcaaagaagaagggaatcaCATCCTGgccgtcagcatcagctACACCGAGACGCTGATCGGGTCTGACGCGCAGGCTGCAAGCGGCCGGGTCAGGACATTCCGTAAACTGTATCAGTTTGTTGCGCAGCCGTGTCTCAGTGTCCGGACGAAATCCTCGGAGCTGGCTCCGTTGGAGGTGGAGAATAAGTCGTTGGGACCGTATGGGAAAACCCGGCTTCTGCGATTCGCTCTGGAAGCGCAGCTGGAGAATGTGGGGGATGGCACCGTGGTGGTCAAG CAAACGAAACTCAATCCCAAGCCGCCGTTCAAAGCCCTTTCCTTGAACTGGGACCTGGAGAGGCCGGATAAGGCCGACTCGCAGCCGCCCACGCTGAACCCACGGGATGTACTGCAGGTTGCATTCTTggtggagcaggaagaaggccagcAAGAGGGACTCGAAGCTTTGCAGAAGGACCTGAGACGAGATGGCAGGGCAGTTCTGGGACAGCTTTCGATTGAGTGGAGGAGTGCTATGGGTGACAAGGGGTTTTTGACTACTGGGAATCTGTTGACAAGAAGGCGGTCTTGA
- a CDS encoding CENP-N/CHL4 family protein, producing MARPKAIRAPTAASLPNTLRLPSSTSSLIKSFSRLSRHALLDLVFQWLDDRNAQLFPPYLQKDEIENPADDKLSPYPAAETIEDVRNAYQDLQDRKGGKREVIDRILEGDWRHGITLRQLAMVDIRYMEDHPASLRWTAFELSRIGMDGTQSAGATTPDVSACLPRIHATTFLSNLQQQISPLVKAHYHLVRSSSLPLSFLRILVTSSPYQNPRQPPEALMDSSRVMYVAFPDSCPFIYTSIATSPVAKSNTTTNHAVATDARSLQRIVRDALPKALSRPQERYALKATSLTAKNLQALLALRGPGRSNVAHGAFSIFADAVLEGSPLDPRPSDTISPREHFYQDLDKENENQEDGNTSKETEPSSHVAKKRKLAVHSRFGTTGTLSSAPLDRLDVRLLDPADDEDDEHEVDHTQPSVSLTFVGSDVISGIRKLAELGVVDPERMPSWMTGEEAVSVAVVHRGKRVVKAG from the coding sequence ATGGCGCGTCCAAAGGCTATCCGTGCGCCTACAGCCGCCAGTCTACCCAACACTCTGCGTCTCccctcctcgacctcgtCTCTCATAAAGTCATTCTCACGACTATCACGCCACGCTCTGCTGGACCTAGTCTTCCAGTGGCTCGATGATCGCAACGCACAATTGTTTCCACCATATCTTCAGAAAGACGAGATCGAGAACCCCGCCGACGATAAACTCAGCCCGTACCCGGCCGCCGAAACGATCGAGGACGTCCGGAATGCTTACCAGGATCTACAAGACAGGAAGGGCGGCAAACGCGAAGTGATTGATCGTATATTGGAGGGCGACTGGCGACACGGTATCACCCTGCGACAACTGGCAATGGTGGACATTCGGTACATGGAAGATCATCCCGCAAGTCTGCGATGGACAGCATTTGAACTCAGTCGCATTGGCATGGACGGAACTCAATCCGCAGGAGCAACAACGCCCGACGTTTCCGCATGTCTACCGCGCATCCACGCCACCACGTTCCTGAGCAACCTTCAACAGCAGATTTCTCCTCTGGTGAAAGCGCATTACCATCTCGTCCGCTCGTCCTCGCTTCCGCTCTCGTTCTTGCGCATTCTAGTGACCAGTTCTCCATACCAAAACCCTCGCCAGCCACCTGAGGCTCTGATGGACTCATCTCGAGTGATGTACGTGGCTTTCCCCGACAGTTGCCCTTTCATCTACACGTCCATAGCAACATCGCCTGTCGCAAAATCCAATACAACCACCAACCATGCCGTCGCAACCGATGCTCGAAGTCTGCAGCGCATTGTCCGAGACGCTTTACCCAAAGCATTATCACGACCTCAAGAGCGATATGCCCTGAAAGCGACCTCTCTAACAGCGAAGAACCTGCAAGCGCTGCTGGCGCTCCGTGGTCCTGGAAGATCCAACGTGGCCCATGGGGCGTTCAGTATATTCGCGGACGCGGTACTCGAAGGGAGTCCCTTGGACCCACGTCCGTCGGATACGATATCTCCCAGAGAGCACTTCTACCAAGACTTAGACAAGGAGAACGAAAACCAAGAGGACGGCAACACGAGCAAAGAGACGGAGCCTAGTTCCCATGTTGCTAAGAAGCGCAAATTAGCTGTCCATTCTCGTTTTGGCACAACTGGAACCCTCTCGTCTGCCCCTCTGGACCGCCTCGACGTGCGCCTGCTTGATCCAgcagacgatgaggatgacgaacATGAGGTGGACCACACGCAACCATCAGTATCACTCACATTTGTCGGCTCGGACGTCATCAGTGGTATCCGCAAGCTCGCCGAACTGGGTGTCGTTGACCCGGAGCGTATGCCGTCCTGGATGACGGGCGAAGAAGCAGTCAGCGTAGCTGTCGTTCATCGAGGAAAACGTGTAGTCAAAGCTGGTTGA
- a CDS encoding putative DNA mismatch repair protein (Mlh3) translates to MPSEDSRIEPLPPEVVAKIKSSTSIINLNRVVVELVKNALDANARTVSVTVDFHRGGCVVEDDGDGIPPAEFESDGGLGKAHHTSKLYSARAVYGRRGLFLASLASLSLLTVISHHVRYNSTNSVIFHHSTPIARFIPAPSSHQLSCSSHGTRVIVNDLFGNMPVRVKSRALALQKPDEFERQWDDLRRLLVSLILANDHLTKLVVSTAGKERKLMIRPHVGRPGIRGDLDLKRIASILMQAGLIESQNSDSWNYVSASVPGISLRAAVSLVPSPTRKVQFISIGIDPVYPRNSTDLLYSEINRLFALSDFGAVEAAPVSSDGHPGPRFTSKAVNKWPMFYIRIDVDDPRELFEEGHEVVPESNQSVQRLIDVLVAMMSEFLKQHGLRPRAGRQTKDVSRSASVESPGAGRSNFAKSVSSRDRSSIAEEALAGQLKLPTFRRLTSTNTTSDFATWSRVKCAREPPASKHELAGGLKKAHSGPAWESGDRESLSLCLETDDSSVGNNLDLEVTENDGSDADASIPWTDPHTGYSHLINARTGQAINVRSPSTEITVDERPRSAGTIQTLRALDRSRPRSAISSTSHNIWVESLLRRWENPAFRRPERPITAISDGESHRNMSDNGLIRPFDCSRGSYGLDDFGLAKFRGRLSKSHLATANVIAQVDRKFILVKLADGRSSRSALVLIDQHAADERCRIESLFGAMFADGHRQVQSIRIDPITFDIPLMEAALFGKHADSFASWGVGYTVERKSSARAALVVVTSLPTLIAERCRLEPDLVSDMIRGEIWKHEENGQGALALSDQRAQRSKVHRDELGVETEGNWVDRLTSCPQGIIDLLNSRACRTAIMFNDMLTAEECKSLCAHGRPSMVPILDVRESEEFLGKSIECEYEYEREDGRRQLDFLEAFRSWQGLGGN, encoded by the exons ATGCCTTCAGAGGACAGCAGAATAGAGCCACTTCCGCCGGAAGTTGTGGCGAAGATTAAATCTTCTACATCCATTATCAATCTAAACAGAGTGGTTGTGGAACTCGTCAAGAATGCGCTGGATGCAAATGCACGTACGGTCTCGGTAACGGTTGATTTCCACCGCGGGGGATgtgttgttgaggatgacgGGGATGGAATACCCCCAGCAGAGTTTGAGTCGGATGGAGGACTAGGGAAAGCACATC ATACCTCGAAATTATATTCAGCAAGAGCTGTCTACGGTCGTAGAGGGCTATTCCTCGCTTCTCTGGCTTCTCTTTCACTGTTGACGGTGATTTCACACCATGTCCGCTacaacagcaccaacagTGTCATTTTCCATCATTCGACTCCGATCGCACGCTTCATTCCAGCACCATCATCGCATCAGTTGAGTTGCAGCAGTCATGGGACACGCGTTATTGTCAATGACTTGTTTGGCAATATGCCCGTACGCGTGAAAAGTCGAGCCCTGGCCCTTCAGAAACCCGACGAGTTCGAGCGGCAGTGGGATGATCTCCGGAGACTACTCGTTTCTTTGATATTGGCGAATGACCATCTCACTAAACTGGTGGTCTCTACCGCtggaaaagagaggaaacTCATGATTCGCCCACACGTTGGACGTCCAGGAATAAGAGGAGACTTGGATCTCAAACGCATCGCTTCTATACTTATGCAGGCCGGTCTGATCGAATCGCAAAATTCTGATAGCTGGAATTATGTGTCAGCAAGCGTCCCTGGCATTTCGTTGCGCGCCGCTGTATCCCTTGTACCTAGCCCCACGAGGAAGGTTCAGTTTATCTCCATTGGGATTGACCCAGTCTACCCGCGAAATAGCACGGACCTGCTCTATAGTGAAATCAACCGCTTGTTTGCTTTGTCCGATTTTGGTGCGGTTGAAGCGGCCCCTGTAAGCAGCGATGGACACCCAGGTCCTAGGTTTACAAGCAAGGCAGTGAACAAATGGCCGATGTTCTACATTCGCATAGACGTCGACGACCCTAGAGAACTCTTTGAGGAAGGCCATGAGGTGGTACCGGAGTCAAACCAGTCTGTCCAGCGTCTTATAGATGTGCTTGTGGCCATGATGAGCGAGTTCTTGAAACAACATGGCCTACGACCACGTGCAGGGCGACAGACGAAAGATGTGTCTAGGTCCGCGAGTGTTGAGTCGCCAGGGGCCGGCAGGTCCAACTTTGCGAAATCGGTATCTTCACGCGACAGATCTTCCATTGCTGAAGAAGCCTTGGCAGGGCAGTTGAAGCTGCCGACCTTTCGAAGGCTAACGTCAACGAACACTACTTCAGATTTTGCGACTTGGTCTAGGGTCAAATGTGCGAGAGAGCCGCCTGCTAGTAAACATGAATTGGCCGGTGGGTTGAAGAAAGCGCATTCAGGGCCTGCTTGGGAGTCCGGCGATAGAGAATCGCTATCATTATGTCTAGAGACAGATGATTCATCGGTCGGTAACAATTTGGATCTGGAGGTTACTGAAAACGACGGGTCGGATGCCGATGCGTCGATACCATGGACTGACCCCCATACTGGATATTCTCATTTGATCAATGCAAGAACGGGCCAAGCAATTAATGTCAGGTCACCATCTACTGAAATTACAGTCGACGAGCGCCCCCGATCTGCTGGAACAATTCAGACACTGCGAGCGCTCGATAGGTCAAGGCCAAGGTCGGCAATCTCAAGCACAAGTCATAATATCTGGGTCGAGAGCCTCTTGAGAAGATGGGAAAACCCTGCTTTCCGTCGACCGGAAAGGCCAATAACCGCGATTAGCGACGGTGAAAGTCACAGAAACATGAGTGATAATGGTCTCATTCGGCCTTTTGACTGCTCAAGAGGGTCTTACGGATTGGATGATTTTGGATTGGCGAAATTCCGAGGCCGATTAAGCAAGAGTCATCTAGCGACGGCCAACGTCATTGCACAGGTGGATCGAAAGTTTATCCTCGTAAAGCTCGCCGATGGCCGTAGCTCACGGTCGGCCTTGGTCTTGATTGATCAGCATGCTGCGGATGAACGATGTCGAATTGAGAGCCTTTTTGGAGCCATGTTCGCTGACGGTCATCGCCAAGTTCAAAGCATCAGGATTGACCCTATTACTTTCGATATCCCGCTCATGGAAGCCGCTCTTTTTGGAAAGCATGCCGACTCTTTTGCATCTTGGGGTGTTGGGTACACTGTCGAGCGGAAATCATCAGCTAGAGCTGCCCTCGTTGTAGTGACTTCACTTCCCACGCTGATTGCCGAGCGGTGTCGATTAGAACCCGACCTGGTCAGCGACATGATCCGCGGCGAGATATGGAAACATGAAGAGAACGGACAGGGAGCTTTGGCTCTTAGCGATCAACGAGCCCAGAGATCCAAGGTGCATCGGGACGAGTTGGGGGTTGAGACTGAGGGTAACTGGGTGGACCGATTGACGAGTTGCCCTCAGGGGATAATTGACTTGCTGAACTCTCGGGCATGCAGAACAGCAATCATGTTCAATGATATGCTGACAGCCGAGGAGTGCAAAAGTCTT TGCGCTCATGGACGGCCGTCTATGGTCCCGATTCTTGATGTGAGGGAAAGTGAGGAGTTCTTAGGAAAGAGTATTGAATGCGAATATGAATATGAAAGGGAAGACGGTCGACGACAGCTGGATTTTCTCGAGGCTTTTCGATCTTGGCAGGGTCTTGGTGGCAACTGA
- a CDS encoding RING finger protein yields the protein MGSTRTTASCQIITGSSPARGRMYSVAPGNTRSATKRKRDADDDIKFLATPVKNARRRVNPTSAASAGSTEVIDLTADSPATTPTKKTRSPKKRLPGQPAPERRARPFRKQPPKCIMERMARARTQRMCVVEHCVTEVDDAPEVVFTMAGTTGNLYKVVIGKVPSCDCPDGGKGNQCKHIFYVLINALKAPAHLQYQLAFLSSELREMYQSSPLSSQKEQSEDNNGKRKPIEGDCPICFMELEPEKDEIVWCRAACGNNVHKACFRQWAATQNAQGVRCVYCRSAWETGSSELDLKQLTKDGYVNEEGYVNVGHLLGMPGERDSSTYYRPWGSPGSSYYGSRRSWRSRW from the exons ATGGGAAGTACGCGAACAACGGCATCTTGCCAAATTATCACCGGCTCCTCGCCTGCGCGAGGTCGAATGTACAGCGTCGCCCCAGGCAATACGCGGTCAGCAACCAAGAGAAAGCGagacgccgatgatgacatcaAATTTTTGGCGACTCCGGTGAAAAATGCGCGCAGACGAGTGAATCCCACCTCTGCAGCCTCAGCAGGCTCTACCGAGGTGATCGACTTGACAGCAGACTCACCCGCCACGACCCCGACCAAGAAGACTCGAAGCCCCAAGAAGCGCCTTCCTGGCCAGCCAGCCCCCGAGCGACGCGCTAGGCCGTTCCGTAAGCAACCACCAAAGTGTATAATGGAAAGGATGGCGCGAGCGCGGACCCAGAG GATGTGTGTCGTGGAACATTGTGTCACCGAGGTCGATGATGCGCCCGAAGTCGTGTTTACAATGGCGGGGACGACTGGAAATCTGTATAAGGTTGTTATTGGGAAGGTGCCTTCCTGCGATTGTCCGGATGGAGGTAAAGGAAATCAGTGCAAACACATATTCTATG TCCTAATAAACGCTCTTAAAGCCCCGGCACATCTACAGTATCAGCTGGCATTCTTATCCTCG GAACTCCGCGAAATGTACCAGTCATCACCCCTCAGCAGCCAAAAAGAACAATCGGAGGACAACAACGGCAAGCGCAAGCCCATCGAAGGAGACTGTCCCATCTGCTTCATGGAACTCGAGCCAGAGAAAGACGAGATTGTCTGGTGCCGCGCAGCATGCGGGAATAACGTCCACAAGGCATGTTTCCGGCAATGGGCTGCAACGCAGAACGCGCAGGGCGTTCGTTGTGTTTACTG CCGTTCTGCATGGGAGACCGGTAGTAGCGAACTGGATCTGAAACAGCTCACCAAGGACGGATACGTCAACGAAGAAGGTTATGTCAATGTGGGGCATCTGCTCGGCATGCCGGGCGAACGCG ACTCTTCAACATATTATCGGCCCTGGGGTTCCCCGGGATCGTCCTATTATGGGTCGCGTAGGTCGTGGCGTTCGCGCTGGTAA
- a CDS encoding putative bZIP transcription factor (MetR) yields the protein MSGYNGRRAPNFSQYLEDLNAIPSPYDQALQQQQRQDTFNLDAELSLFTNTEFFDFDNLGDLNLPSFDAVNEDSAKTTDQQHGGPAAHNPDMEFLDLLGDGFGNMPDFSAANLNSINSQFPAQDTQFSTIPSIPSGLSNAPFNANPTPSQSSSSAASPAGPATSPIAAQAPSATTAAGPKRKNTQKPAPMSVEEAARIAAEEDKRRRNTAASARFRVKKKLREQALEKTVKETTEKNAALEARVTALELENQWLKNLITEKNGKSAEETKKSETDIANMFKKFLSSQKADAERSSSESKIGVGTA from the exons ATGTCCGGTTACAACGGCCGCCGTGCGCCCAACTTCTCTCAATACCTCGAGGATTTGAATGCCATTCCCTCGCCGTACGACCAGGCcttgcagcagcaacagagaCAAGATACTTTCAACCTCGATGCTGAACTCTCATTGTTCACAAATACCGAGTTCTTCGATTTCGACAATCTCGGAGACCTCAACCTGCCTTCGTTTGATGCCGTGAATGAAGACAGTGCAAAGACAACGGACCAGCAGCATGGAGGACCTGCTGCCCACAATCCCGATATGGagtttctggatcttctAGGGG ATGGTTTCGGCAACATGCCCGATTTTTCGGCAGCCAACTTGAACTCGATCAATTCTCAGTTTCCGGCTCAAGATACGCAATTCTCAACGATCCCATCAATTCCTTCAGGGCTTTCAAATGCACCCTTCAACGCCAACCCCACGCCGAGTCAGTCGAGCTCGTCTGCAGCATCGCCCGCTGGCCCAGCTACCAGCCCAATAGCTGCTCAAGCCCCCTCTGCAACAACTGCGGCGGGACCCAAGCGCAAGAACACGCAAAAGCCGGCACCTATGAGCGTGGAGGAGGCAGCCCGCATTGCtgcggaggaggacaagcGTCGGCGGAACACGGCTGCTAGCGCGCGATTCCGCGTCAAGAAGAAGCTCCGGGAACAagcgctggagaagacagtCAAGGAGACCACCGAGAAGAATGCCGCTCTTGAGGCCCGCGTGACCgcgctggagctggagaatcAATGGCTGAAGAACCTGATCACAGAGAAGAACGGCAAATCGGCggaggagaccaagaagTCCGAGACCGACATTGCAAACATGTTCAAGAAGTTCCTTTCGTCTCAGAAGGCCGACGCTGAACGGAGTAGTTCCGAGTCCAAGATCGGTGTTGGCACTGCGTGA
- a CDS encoding guanine nucleotide exchange factor: MEPMKRHIAPLKVEKTITNPCGSTTSESGDPSSNHHYSTQHSLQLSPPLTPYCATSSKDNSMDRTEAPRAVFHNYLRAFYPFHPPGDVSPDTITLPLDQGDIILVHSVHTNGWADGTLLDTGARGWLPTNYCEAYDQLPMRPLLKALTDFWDIIRGGCGSSLRDFGNQDLVRGLIAGVRFLLEKSECLTRDSFLVRRHEGLRRNRKALLSDLTALVRTTKSFQVIASGNPLQDEVEYMVDEMLLKAFRVVTRGVRFLDIWNEEVGLSRTIAELEQSKDHTSPLTPASETFVMSEKAPSEAETERNESRVLNSSRMSMSRCSTRVDMSEQPRPVSVATKRISISHRVSYSGPAAASRNPNLASERLNATYDAFLGVLGSFIGLHLQSRSSTELVVTTEQAVRSCRGLLTVVEAVCEHDSQGSSLLESAKDAMYERLSELVFAARDAFRPAQSPDDELVFMPDEGKRLVDAATDCVRAAGNCLAKARLVLEQVGDFELEALPQDVATPLVGAGPESQSQQQKGDQPELSMRLPPPPLQIPQNADLDSSPPTPGLTDDTTPSSSFNSRNLSNPTIAATDEASLPSANIPPPSPAKSSFSSSCDAAAGVKVLENRISHPKSEIGESFGRGVTSTGSSFTYHSHLRDSEMSGVSQTSTRATSPDIGSCYQAPSLKSCVSHSTLAEEGEETEVNILEKTYAHELIFKDGQVMGGSLRALIERLTSHGSTPDAMFVSTFYLTFRLFATPLEFAEALVERFNYIGDTPHAAGPVRLRVYNVFKGWLESHWRHDCDDSALDFIVNFAKTTLMQSLPSAGKRLLELTDKVSTLQGPVVPRLISSIGKTNTATAQYVHPDTPLPPPILSKKEVNLLKQWKNGEAAISILDFDPLELARQLTIKESRIFCAILPEELLATEWMKKSASLAVNVRAMSTLSTDLAHLVADSILQLEEPKKRAAIIKQWVKIANKCLELNNYDTLMAIICSLNSSMISRLKRTWEVVSQKTKATLETLRGIVDVSRNYAVLRQRLQTHVPPCLPFVGTYLTDLTFVDHGNQPLRSLPTDDGEMTVINFDKHMKTAKIISELQRFQVPYRLTEVPELQTWMQNELVRVRSNGEKSLQTFYRRSLILEPREITPRPNLQPESSASSIMENARDKFDLFAWTHPSKAKSVATNS; this comes from the exons aTGGAACCAATGAAGCGACACATTGCGCCGTTAAAAGTCGAAAAGACAATCACCAATCCTTGCGGGTCGACCACTTCAGAGTCTGGAGACCCTTCTAGCAATCATCACTATTCTACACAGCACAGTCTGCAGTTGTCACCACCTCTGACGCCTTACTGCGCAACCTCGTCCAAAGACAACAGCATGGATCGGACGGAGGCCCCCAGGGCCGTCTTCCACAACTATCTACGCGCATTCTATCCGTTCCATCCGCCGGGAGATGTTTCGCCGGATACGATTACCCTGCCATTGGACCAAGGAGATATCATTCTGGTGCACTCGGTACACACAAATGGCTGGGCTGACGGAACGCTTCTGGACACCGGAGCCCGGGGCTGGCTACCCACCAATTACTGCGAAGCCTACGACCAGCTACCTATGAGGCCTCTTCTGAAGGCATTGACCGATTTCTGGGATATTATCCGAGGCGGATGCGGGTCGTCTCTTCGTGACTTTGGAAATCAGGATCTTGTAAGAGGCCTGATTGCCGGAGTACGTTTCCTTCTG GAAAAATCAGAATGTCTCACCCGCGACTCGTTCCTTGTCCGAAGGCACGAGGGTCTGCGAAGAAACCGAAAAGCATTGCTTTCGGACCTTACAGCGCTTGTTCGTACAACTAAGAGTTTCCAAGTGATTGCTAGCGGAAACCCCTTACAAGACGAGGTCGAGTACATGGTCGATGAGATGCTTCTCAAAGCGTTCCGCGTTGTGACCCGCGGTGTGCGGTTTCTCGATATCTGGAACGAGGAGGTTGGTCTGAGTCGAACAATCGCGGAGCTGGAGCAAAGCAAGGATCATACTTCTCCCCTTACACCTGCATCCGAGACATTTGTCATGTCGGAAAAGGCCCCCTCGGAGGCTGAGACTGAACGAAACGAGTCGCGAGttctcaacagcagccgcatGTCGATGAGTCGCTGTTCCACCCGGGTAGACATGTCGGAGCAGCCACGGCCCGTTTCCGTCGCTACAAAACGGATATCCATCTCCCACCGGGTGTCTTACTCGGGacctgctgcagcttccCGAAACCCGAATCTCGCATCGGAACGACTCAACGCCACGTACGATGCTTTCCTCGGCGTGCTTGGTTCATTCATTGGTCTCCACCTGCAGTCTCGCTCCTCAACCGAGCTAGTCGTCACCACCGAGCAGGCTGTCCGGTCCTGCCGGGGTCTGCTCACTGTGGTCGAGGCCGTCTGCGAACACGACTCTCAAGGCAGTTCGCTCCTCGAGAGCGCCAAGGATGCGATGTATGAGCGACTGTCCGAGCTCGTTTTCGCTGCACGGGACGCCTTCCGACCCGCCCAATCCCCCGATGACGAGCTTGTCTTCATGCCCGATGAAGGAAAGCGACTGGTCGACGCCGCCACCGACTGCGTCCGAGCGGCAGGGAACTGTCTGGCCAAAGCTCGCCTGGTGCTGGAGCAGGTTGGAGATTTCGAACTCGAGGCACTGCCGCAAGACGTTGCGACGCCATTGGTTGGTGCTGGACCCGAGTCGCAATCGCAACAGCAGAAAGGCGACCAGCCTGAGCTATCCATGCGACTCCCACCACCTCCCCTGCAGATCCCCCAGAACGCAGATCTCGACTCTTCCCCTCCCACCCCAGGTCTTACCGACGATACcactccatcttcttctttcaaCTCCCGCAACCTCAGTAACCCCACCATTGCTGCAACTGACGAGGCGTCATTGCCATCCGCTAACATCCCTCCCCCCAGCCCAGCGAAgtcctcgttctcctcgtcTTGTGATGCGGCGGCTGGTGTCAAGGTACTCGAGAACCGTATCAGCCATCCCAAGTCCGAGATCGGCGAGTCGTTTGGCCGTGGAGTGACCAGTACTGGAAGCAGCTTCACCTACCACAGCCACCTCCGGGACTCCGAAATGAGTGGAGTGTCTCAAACTTCTACTCGCGCCACATCCCCAGACATTGGCAGCTGCTACCAGGCTCCATCGCTCAAGAGCTGTGTCAGCCACTCGAcgctggcggaggagggagaggagacCGAAGTGAATATTCTGGAGAAGACTTATGCGCATGAATTGATCTTCAAGGACGGTCAAGTCATGGGCGGCAGTCTTCGGGCACTGATCGAGAGGCTCACCTCTCATGGATCAACGCCAGACGCCATGTTTGTCTCGACCTTTTACCTCACCTTCCGTCTATTTGCGACGCCGCTGGAGTTTGCCGAGGCCCTTGTTGAGCGGTTCAACTACATTGGCGATACGCCGCACGCCGCGGGACCCGTGCGTCTCCGCGTGTACAACGTGTTCAAGGGTTGGCTGGAGTCACACTGGCGTCATGACTGCGATGACTCGGCTCTAGATTTTATTGTCAATTTTGCCAAAACTACTTTGATGCAATCCCTCCCCTCCGCCGGAAAACGCCTTCTAGAACTGACGGACAAGGTTTCGACGCTCCAGGGACCCGTTGTGCCCCGTCTCATCTCGTCCATAGGAAAGACCAACACCGCAACCGCACAATATGTGCACCCGGACACCCCGCTCCCCCCTCCCAttctcagcaagaaggaggtGAACCTTCTGAAACAGTGGAAGAATGGCGAGGCTGCGATCAGCATCCTGGACTTTGATCCATTGGAGCTGGCCCGTCAGCTCACCATCAAGGAGTCACGCATCTTTTGTGCAATTCTCCCCGAGGAGCTGTTGGCGACAGAGTGGATGAAAAAGAGCGCTTCACTGGCCGTCAATGTCCGTGCCATGTCGACTTTGTCTACCGATCTCGCCCATCTGGTGGCTGATTCTATcctgcagctggaggaaCCGAAGAAGCGGGCGGCTATCATCAAGCAGTGGGTCAAGATTGCTAACAAGTGCCTGGAACTCAACAACTATGACACTTTGATGGCCATTATCTGCTCTCTGAACTCATCAATGATCTCGCGCCTGAAGCGGACCTGGGAAGTGGTATCGCAGAAGACCAAAGCCACTCTCGAGACCCTGCGGGGCATCGTGGATGTGTCGCGCAACTACGCTGTCCTGCGGCAAAGACTGCAAACTCATGTTCCGCCATGTCTTCCTTTCGTCGGCACCTACCTCACAGATCTGACCTTCGTAGACCACGGGAACCAGCCGCTGCGAAGCCTGCCTACCGATGACGGCGAGATGACCGTCATCAACTTTGACAAGCACATGAAGACCGCCAAGATCATTAGCGAGCTCCAGCGGTTCCAGGTCCCCTACCGTCTTACCGAAGTTCCCGAACTTCAGACCTGGATGCAGAACGAGCTGGTGCGGGTGCGTTCCAATGGCGAAAAAAGCCTGCAGACTTTCTATCGTCGCTCTCTCATTCTGGAGCCGCGCGAGATTACGCCGCGGCCGAATTTGCAGCCTGAGTCTAGCGCCTCCTCTATCATGGAGAACGCCAGGGACAAATTTGACCTCTTCGCTTGGACGCATCCCTCCAAGGCCAAGTCGGTCGCTACCAATAGTTGA